One region of Mucilaginibacter sp. 14171R-50 genomic DNA includes:
- a CDS encoding helicase HerA domain-containing protein: MHNTLDKFYNYLAEILFRYFITTNPLQPGDRYFVHFENEDDVTLCFRQLVDYQSALAEDFSYRYDEDTQLYQTKTIQFGHIKLILASHKDATENFLTMLRNQVALQEGPFENTAILILFSGQLDSLIGGSGDLTKSGMPLSFDSFNADIQEKISHNFATKTDKRTILELALKNKINEFPLGELSIFDFNHIIAIVQNQRFEKEDFQLLGLFPHQELETIMDVNRIREKLDQNHGVFETIEYAVNYGNVQSDLDRLLTTTGITEIERGLADESWKLIDYADLVRMIIKPDKEKPVDYKGAEQNLLSANLAVWERKDSNNRRLFHVIIFNSARTYPFTQNFEFSATLRGTLNPTKVNRSLANVERIGKQLQLTVNSPAYNSDTLFFEYADQKVPSAKFRFRVWVIDGTADFLEEFKANYSVSLEGQLVLDTENTVRLNTAFQEKDEFELVPESPYTINEERALILQIRNDDEEVFPFRLIKDSQDLDVLVKQQIGASKPAKGWDIWQNKRIGRKSYQHVYIPETDTLKLVFGNEEFGARDEFRQNILLEIQMMADPSPAWFQSETGLLTGRTLRLSKRLTDAYQKYVDHINSGGYLPSLFYHTEEACQIARDYIQAFLVEVGEIGDNQILSEEAKADLLMIGTVTETDKDQIVKVSPLHPLMVAYQLEIYSQVKDNKLYEAMLRKLTPLNLLPYIFWNNGHGSQNRQLYASKENSHSPEWLYYSNDLHFKRFAGRDFIRGLVSEKIHEFVTNFSFLFAYDLRAPIKINVFNMGDCLQVLQGIFDYYKERVLGGVAMHDLRPIELFLHGSDHYVTTFERMSHLIEQEDIERSFDLMTNTKRIDFEDLINAFRSKVHYYAIEPNLSNQYAHLTFYQFDNQHTSITYRDHAQIPSGLSMNGLLSDLPSYYHDLTYVTGFGTNYILGDNELIQTAKAYNSLAKVSFSKDPFEEEKVICTTINNGIKANLNQLYDHSQWVVFVDPHFDLSFFKDETDLIIIHYSDQYSNASGFDAITVSRKSTQYRHLLETILTAQGVNYSNIDIFQLINLYNAINGQWLIKMIGKKDEKTRKEKISIPAAMKLFLAYYDHPEVTWVPVSLEEILRISGGAGLSKSEGLFSTANLGAKNEHSDDLLMIGLYEKDGRLHIQFYPVEVKIGINNSTVLDKARNQALKTYNLIYEHLTSDVRSFEAAFYRSFFAKLAIMNASKMELYEVWPEKNWAKVTGDYRSRLLNDDFIITTELSSVINKYAVIAFTQSALIRSYQPEDEGILVTHFEEDAYQYLVQSIPQLNSWLFDMPNSIKKEELFIKKTPALSDLPVEIENVVPLTDVPLLEVLSIPEILVAEPIAEEEAETSEKVPIRIYFGNDINNGQPIYWFPTDTTQVMHSNTGIIGTMGTGKTQFTKSLVTQLHRESKNNVGGKPIGILIFDYKGDYINDAFVNATGAKVYTLYDLPYNPLSVDVTPRSVPLLPLHIASTLQETISLAFNLGNKQKALLKEMIMLAYEDKGIIKNQKETWSRPAPTIADVYEKYLEDERMTTDSLHAALNQLYEYQIFQPEGSKTKSLYELIDGVTVINLSGYSGDIQNLVVAITLDAFYSQMQKNGHSQIDQNFRQLTKMILVDEADNFLSKNFMSIRKILKEGREFGVGTLLSTQFLNHFSTGDNEYAQYILTWIVHRVNDIKIKDVEALFPVFDKDQKDQLLQMIKKLEKHHSAVNLAGSKPIFIEDYPFWKLIN; this comes from the coding sequence ATGCACAATACATTAGACAAGTTCTATAATTACCTGGCGGAAATTTTGTTCCGTTATTTTATTACGACCAATCCGCTTCAACCAGGGGACCGCTACTTTGTGCATTTTGAAAACGAAGATGATGTAACCCTTTGTTTCCGTCAGCTCGTAGATTATCAGTCGGCACTGGCAGAGGATTTCAGTTACCGCTATGATGAGGACACGCAGTTATACCAAACCAAAACTATCCAGTTTGGCCACATCAAACTGATCCTGGCTTCCCATAAGGATGCCACCGAGAATTTCCTGACGATGCTCCGCAACCAGGTGGCCCTGCAAGAGGGACCTTTCGAAAATACGGCGATCCTTATTCTGTTCAGCGGGCAGTTGGACAGCCTGATCGGCGGTAGCGGCGATCTTACCAAATCCGGTATGCCGCTCAGTTTTGACAGCTTTAATGCCGATATCCAGGAAAAGATCAGCCATAACTTTGCTACGAAAACCGATAAACGTACCATTTTAGAACTGGCGCTTAAAAACAAGATCAACGAGTTCCCTTTAGGCGAACTGAGCATCTTTGATTTTAATCATATCATAGCCATTGTCCAAAACCAGCGCTTTGAAAAAGAAGATTTTCAGTTGCTGGGCTTATTCCCGCACCAGGAACTGGAAACAATTATGGATGTTAACCGCATCCGGGAAAAGCTGGACCAAAACCACGGGGTTTTTGAAACGATCGAGTATGCCGTTAATTATGGGAACGTCCAAAGTGACCTGGACAGGTTGCTAACTACCACGGGCATCACGGAAATTGAGCGCGGCCTTGCCGACGAATCCTGGAAACTGATCGACTATGCCGATCTCGTACGGATGATCATTAAGCCGGATAAAGAAAAACCGGTCGATTACAAAGGCGCTGAACAGAATCTTCTGAGCGCCAACCTAGCCGTATGGGAACGAAAGGACAGCAACAACAGGCGCCTGTTTCACGTCATCATCTTTAATTCCGCCCGTACTTATCCCTTTACCCAAAATTTTGAGTTCAGCGCTACCTTAAGGGGTACGCTGAACCCGACAAAGGTCAACAGGTCATTAGCAAACGTGGAAAGGATCGGCAAACAACTGCAACTCACCGTAAATAGCCCGGCATATAATAGCGACACTTTATTTTTTGAATACGCCGACCAAAAGGTTCCCAGCGCGAAATTCAGATTCCGGGTTTGGGTGATCGACGGCACAGCCGATTTCCTGGAGGAGTTCAAGGCAAATTACAGTGTCAGTCTGGAAGGCCAACTTGTACTGGACACGGAAAACACTGTTCGTTTGAATACCGCCTTTCAGGAAAAGGATGAATTCGAACTGGTTCCCGAATCCCCCTATACGATCAACGAAGAAAGAGCCCTTATCCTTCAGATAAGGAATGATGATGAGGAGGTTTTTCCATTCCGATTGATCAAAGATAGCCAGGACCTGGACGTATTGGTCAAGCAACAGATTGGCGCTTCCAAGCCTGCTAAAGGCTGGGACATCTGGCAAAACAAACGGATAGGGCGTAAAAGCTATCAACACGTTTACATACCGGAAACCGATACGCTGAAGCTGGTATTCGGCAATGAAGAATTTGGTGCAAGGGATGAATTCCGGCAAAATATCCTGCTGGAAATTCAAATGATGGCTGATCCCTCTCCGGCCTGGTTTCAATCAGAAACGGGGCTGTTGACTGGCCGAACGCTCCGGCTTTCCAAACGATTGACCGATGCCTATCAAAAATATGTGGACCATATTAATTCCGGGGGTTACCTGCCAAGCCTGTTTTACCATACTGAAGAGGCTTGCCAAATCGCTCGTGACTACATTCAGGCATTTTTAGTAGAGGTTGGTGAAATAGGCGATAACCAGATCCTCAGTGAAGAAGCCAAAGCTGATCTGCTAATGATAGGAACGGTCACCGAAACCGATAAGGATCAGATAGTGAAGGTTAGCCCGCTTCATCCGTTGATGGTGGCCTACCAGCTGGAGATCTATAGCCAGGTAAAGGACAACAAGCTATATGAGGCGATGCTACGGAAACTGACGCCCCTTAATCTCCTTCCATATATTTTTTGGAACAATGGTCACGGCAGTCAAAATCGGCAGCTTTATGCTAGTAAAGAGAACAGCCACTCCCCGGAATGGCTCTATTATAGCAATGATCTGCATTTTAAACGATTTGCCGGACGGGACTTTATACGTGGCCTTGTGAGTGAAAAAATACACGAATTCGTCACCAACTTTTCATTCCTGTTTGCCTACGACCTGCGCGCGCCAATCAAAATAAATGTTTTCAATATGGGCGATTGTCTACAGGTGCTACAGGGAATATTTGATTATTACAAGGAAAGGGTACTTGGGGGTGTCGCGATGCACGACCTTCGGCCAATCGAGTTATTCCTGCATGGGTCGGATCATTATGTGACCACATTCGAACGGATGTCGCACCTGATTGAGCAGGAGGATATCGAGCGCTCATTCGACCTGATGACCAATACCAAACGGATCGATTTTGAGGACTTAATTAACGCGTTCCGCAGTAAGGTGCATTATTACGCCATCGAGCCTAATTTAAGTAACCAATATGCCCATTTGACTTTTTACCAGTTCGATAACCAGCATACCAGTATCACTTACCGGGATCACGCCCAGATTCCGTCTGGCTTGTCGATGAACGGCCTTTTATCAGACCTCCCTTCCTACTATCATGATCTTACTTATGTTACCGGCTTCGGGACGAATTATATCCTGGGGGATAACGAACTGATCCAAACAGCCAAGGCTTACAACAGCCTGGCTAAAGTGTCGTTTTCAAAGGACCCCTTTGAAGAAGAAAAGGTCATTTGTACAACGATCAACAATGGCATTAAAGCGAATTTAAACCAGCTTTACGACCATTCCCAATGGGTTGTATTTGTAGACCCACATTTTGACCTGAGCTTTTTTAAAGATGAAACGGACCTGATCATTATCCATTACAGTGACCAATACAGCAACGCAAGCGGATTTGACGCGATTACGGTCAGCAGAAAATCAACACAATACCGGCATTTGCTGGAAACTATCCTGACTGCGCAGGGTGTAAACTACAGCAATATTGATATTTTTCAACTGATCAATTTATACAATGCGATCAACGGCCAGTGGCTGATCAAAATGATCGGCAAAAAGGATGAAAAGACCCGCAAGGAAAAAATAAGCATTCCGGCTGCCATGAAGCTGTTCCTGGCTTATTACGACCATCCGGAAGTAACCTGGGTGCCCGTATCTCTCGAAGAGATCCTGCGGATATCCGGCGGTGCTGGTCTGAGCAAATCGGAAGGACTTTTCTCAACGGCCAACTTAGGCGCGAAAAATGAGCATTCCGACGACCTCTTGATGATCGGCCTGTACGAAAAAGACGGCCGCCTGCATATTCAGTTCTACCCGGTCGAAGTGAAGATCGGCATTAATAATTCGACTGTACTTGACAAGGCCCGCAACCAGGCATTAAAAACATATAATCTGATCTACGAGCATCTAACTTCAGATGTTAGGTCTTTTGAAGCGGCATTTTACCGCAGTTTCTTCGCCAAACTCGCTATCATGAACGCAAGCAAAATGGAACTCTACGAAGTCTGGCCGGAAAAAAACTGGGCCAAGGTAACCGGGGATTACCGCAGCAGGTTATTGAACGATGATTTCATCATCACGACTGAACTTTCCAGCGTCATTAACAAATATGCGGTGATCGCCTTTACACAATCGGCCCTGATCCGTTCTTACCAGCCGGAAGACGAAGGTATCCTGGTGACCCATTTTGAAGAGGATGCCTATCAATATCTCGTTCAGAGTATCCCGCAGCTTAATAGCTGGCTGTTCGATATGCCTAATTCGATAAAAAAGGAAGAATTATTCATCAAAAAAACACCCGCGCTAAGTGACCTGCCGGTTGAAATAGAAAACGTCGTTCCGCTTACAGACGTTCCCTTGCTGGAAGTGCTGTCTATTCCTGAAATATTAGTGGCAGAACCGATAGCTGAAGAGGAGGCTGAAACATCTGAAAAGGTTCCCATTCGGATCTATTTCGGCAACGATATCAATAACGGACAACCGATATACTGGTTCCCTACAGATACCACCCAGGTCATGCACAGCAATACCGGGATCATTGGAACAATGGGTACAGGTAAGACACAGTTCACCAAATCTTTGGTCACTCAACTGCATAGGGAAAGTAAGAATAATGTCGGTGGTAAGCCAATTGGTATCCTGATATTTGATTACAAAGGGGATTATATAAACGACGCATTTGTCAATGCAACAGGTGCGAAAGTTTATACACTTTACGACCTGCCTTATAATCCCTTGTCTGTAGATGTAACGCCACGCTCTGTTCCTTTGCTGCCCTTGCATATCGCATCGACCTTACAGGAGACGATATCGCTGGCTTTCAACCTGGGCAACAAGCAAAAGGCCCTTTTGAAAGAGATGATTATGTTGGCTTACGAAGACAAAGGCATCATCAAGAATCAAAAGGAAACCTGGTCGAGGCCTGCACCTACGATAGCGGATGTTTATGAAAAGTACCTGGAAGATGAGAGGATGACCACGGACAGCCTGCACGCTGCGCTCAACCAGCTTTACGAATACCAGATATTTCAACCGGAAGGCTCGAAAACAAAATCCTTATATGAACTGATTGATGGTGTAACTGTAATCAATTTATCCGGTTATAGCGGTGATATTCAAAATTTGGTCGTGGCGATCACACTCGACGCATTTTATTCCCAGATGCAGAAAAATGGCCATAGCCAGATCGATCAAAATTTCCGCCAGCTAACGAAAATGATCCTGGTGGATGAAGCGGATAATTTCCTGAGCAAAAATTTTATGTCCATCCGGAAAATTTTGAAGGAAGGCAGGGAGTTCGGCGTAGGCACTTTATTGTCCACCCAGTTCCTGAACCATTTTTCGACCGGAGACAACGAGTACGCCCAATACATTCTAACCTGGATTGTGCACCGGGTGAATGACATTAAAATAAAAGACGTTGAGGCATTGTTCCCTGTCTTTGACAAGGATCAAAAGGATCAGCTGCTCCAGATGATCAAGAAATTGGAAAAACACCATAGTGCTGTTAATTTGGCCGGATCAAAACCTATCTTTATTGAAGATTATCCTTTTTGGAAGCTAATCAATTAA
- the dptG gene encoding DNA phosphorothioation-dependent restriction protein DptG has protein sequence MSFDVETALKYYVTKSNKGYEFKHNKATRLPIVPFITKLEAKDIEKLDFRSFDGYIGHCYRQMIQKELPPDLEDTNFKPGLKAAILKFIRNEVNTSDDLRQKFLHIAETLFFNGPELIKFSVDAQAYLYWKRKDSGLENIADFLCKIFINERVAELWQDKKGFPENIFQQLLNQALPRLKEKVVKQRRSDDPKDPEYHVINPQVTALFQRDFEFLSKDKQSFLGESDLLFKFYYFFYISQLAFTLNTFFDVGTGFTPLYFTIESETVSENRQTIKKGWKMLEPRLINLMSHSVNLDMLNRLPLPELTGGYDYAQLKDLFSGCDEEAAAELAGYIEELNAFYTSVVPVEKSTWDEFQADFERKTKYRQFANEPERKVVELFHRIEFQFDYSSRKSKRQSFANWFLFFCKENFLKNRGRNGYSLTLSHEMLIFLTKLCIGEQPKIRLNDLMRAFKDRGIHFDEASKRAILEIYEKINLIEKKSDSGDAQYIRQVL, from the coding sequence ATGAGCTTCGACGTAGAAACGGCTTTAAAATACTATGTGACCAAGTCCAACAAGGGCTATGAGTTTAAGCATAACAAGGCGACCCGGCTCCCCATCGTGCCCTTTATTACCAAACTAGAGGCGAAGGACATCGAAAAACTCGATTTTCGGTCCTTTGACGGCTACATCGGCCATTGCTACCGCCAGATGATCCAAAAGGAGTTGCCCCCAGACCTGGAAGACACCAATTTCAAGCCCGGGTTAAAAGCCGCAATCCTGAAATTTATAAGGAACGAGGTCAATACAAGTGACGACCTCCGCCAAAAATTCCTGCATATCGCCGAAACATTATTTTTTAATGGGCCCGAGCTCATCAAGTTCAGCGTGGATGCCCAGGCTTACCTATACTGGAAACGAAAAGATTCGGGGCTTGAGAACATTGCGGATTTTCTCTGCAAGATCTTCATTAACGAACGGGTGGCTGAACTCTGGCAGGACAAAAAGGGTTTCCCGGAAAATATTTTCCAGCAATTGCTCAACCAGGCCTTGCCCAGGCTCAAAGAAAAAGTGGTCAAACAACGTAGATCGGATGATCCCAAAGACCCGGAATACCATGTGATCAACCCGCAGGTCACTGCGCTGTTTCAGCGTGACTTTGAATTTTTAAGTAAGGACAAACAAAGCTTTCTGGGAGAAAGCGACCTGCTCTTTAAATTTTATTACTTTTTTTATATCAGCCAGCTAGCCTTTACGCTGAATACTTTTTTTGACGTTGGTACAGGTTTTACCCCTTTGTACTTCACTATTGAAAGTGAGACTGTCTCTGAAAACCGCCAGACGATCAAAAAGGGCTGGAAAATGCTGGAGCCTAGGCTCATTAACCTGATGTCGCATTCGGTTAACCTGGATATGCTCAATCGCCTGCCTTTGCCCGAACTGACGGGCGGGTATGACTATGCCCAGTTAAAGGACCTATTCAGCGGCTGTGATGAAGAGGCGGCAGCGGAGCTGGCAGGCTATATCGAGGAATTGAACGCCTTTTACACCAGCGTGGTACCGGTCGAGAAATCTACCTGGGATGAGTTCCAGGCAGATTTCGAACGTAAAACCAAATATCGACAGTTTGCCAACGAACCGGAAAGGAAAGTAGTAGAATTGTTCCACCGGATCGAGTTCCAGTTCGATTATTCCAGCCGGAAATCTAAGCGGCAGTCATTCGCCAACTGGTTCCTGTTCTTTTGTAAGGAGAACTTCCTGAAGAACCGGGGGCGTAACGGCTATTCCCTGACCCTTTCCCATGAAATGCTGATCTTCCTGACCAAGCTCTGTATTGGCGAACAACCCAAAATACGGCTGAACGACCTGATGCGGGCATTTAAGGACCGGGGAATTCATTTTGACGAAGCCAGCAAACGGGCCATTTTGGAGATCTATGAAAAAATTAACCTGATAGAGAAAAAAAGCGATAGCGGAGATGCACAATACATTAGACAAGTTCTATAA
- the dptF gene encoding DNA phosphorothioation-dependent restriction protein DptF → MQTHQLIAQLGKLKESAKEAIANANTPIDDELKNYLHISRPVERVLTELVTRASESPQPSLLLVCGNVGDGKSHLLARLKGTESLQLYFSKFQIHNDATESYSPDETCNDTLTRVLQPFSDELLGSEMKKVILAINLGTLSNFLEEKKDSFSKLKAFVERNRIIEADGFEPGDDSGKDPVFNFVNFTNYHFYSLSPVGPQVDLIEELLGRIVHESRHNPIFQAYQWVNTQPWAGQCPVKANYEFLMHAPFRKVIASLLVSCLVKEKQIISFRQVLNFIYDLLVPFQLAQTDLKKYLNLTQALSTEERVQFLTPFYLFENPKLSKIFFNLYQLDPAIRRYEALDERSILLFTDAEPLSWLNQEFRQILTRPLDLKPNERIRHELLIKAYLRFNYFKNPAAEIYQDDHFLEYTKALFAFNNNDALGLRNIIDLVKKAAYSWNGGTSEKNKAIVPGTVKNTSYRVFKQLNLKAILPKREDKRDLAVVNEFNQEVTLKFSLPGNQEFPITVDYALYVLLQNVNAGYRPNKLDRHTYINFARFVEQVTFADIQGQTLYIDEINFGFPLDYKFEFNDEYQEFTFSKLHRA, encoded by the coding sequence ATGCAGACACATCAACTGATCGCTCAATTGGGTAAGCTTAAGGAATCTGCCAAGGAGGCGATTGCCAACGCGAATACGCCCATTGACGACGAATTAAAAAATTACCTGCATATCAGCCGTCCGGTCGAACGGGTGCTCACGGAACTGGTGACCCGCGCAAGCGAGTCCCCGCAACCATCTCTGCTGCTGGTTTGCGGCAATGTGGGTGATGGTAAATCCCACTTGCTTGCCAGGCTCAAGGGAACAGAATCGCTTCAGCTTTACTTCTCCAAATTCCAAATCCATAACGATGCGACTGAGAGCTACAGCCCGGATGAAACCTGTAATGATACATTGACAAGGGTATTGCAGCCATTCAGTGACGAATTGCTGGGATCGGAAATGAAAAAAGTGATCCTGGCGATCAACCTCGGAACACTGAGTAATTTCCTGGAGGAAAAAAAAGACAGCTTCAGCAAGCTGAAAGCATTTGTAGAACGCAACCGCATCATTGAGGCAGATGGTTTCGAGCCAGGCGACGACTCCGGGAAGGATCCCGTATTTAATTTTGTCAATTTTACCAACTATCATTTTTATAGTTTGAGCCCTGTTGGCCCCCAAGTGGACCTTATCGAGGAATTGCTGGGACGAATCGTTCATGAGTCTCGCCATAACCCTATATTCCAGGCCTATCAATGGGTTAACACACAACCCTGGGCCGGCCAATGCCCGGTAAAGGCGAACTATGAATTTTTAATGCATGCCCCGTTCCGAAAAGTGATCGCATCGCTCTTGGTGTCCTGTCTGGTGAAGGAAAAACAGATCATCTCATTCCGGCAGGTTTTGAATTTTATCTACGATTTGTTGGTGCCTTTTCAGCTGGCACAGACAGATCTAAAGAAATACCTGAACCTAACGCAAGCGTTAAGCACTGAAGAAAGGGTTCAGTTCCTCACGCCTTTTTACCTTTTTGAGAACCCTAAGCTTTCCAAGATATTCTTCAATCTTTACCAGTTGGACCCGGCGATCAGGCGTTATGAAGCGCTGGATGAGCGCTCGATATTATTATTCACGGATGCCGAACCCTTAAGCTGGCTCAATCAGGAATTCCGCCAGATATTGACGAGGCCGCTTGACCTTAAGCCCAATGAACGGATCCGTCATGAGCTGCTGATCAAAGCTTACCTGCGTTTTAATTATTTCAAAAATCCCGCTGCGGAAATTTACCAGGACGATCATTTCCTGGAATATACCAAAGCCCTGTTTGCGTTCAACAATAACGACGCACTCGGGTTGCGTAATATCATAGACCTGGTCAAAAAAGCCGCCTATAGCTGGAACGGCGGCACCTCGGAAAAAAACAAGGCGATTGTACCCGGTACCGTAAAAAACACGTCCTACCGGGTATTTAAACAACTTAACCTAAAAGCCATCCTGCCAAAACGAGAGGATAAAAGGGACTTGGCGGTAGTCAACGAGTTCAACCAGGAAGTTACCCTTAAATTCTCGCTGCCCGGTAACCAGGAATTTCCTATCACGGTCGATTATGCCTTATACGTACTGCTTCAAAACGTCAATGCAGGCTACCGGCCCAATAAGCTGGACCGCCATACCTATATCAATTTTGCGAGGTTTGTCGAACAGGTTACCTTCGCAGACATCCAGGGGCAAACGCTCTATATCGATGAGATCAATTTTGGTTTTCCGCTGGATTACAAATTTGAGTTCAATGACGAATACCAGGAATTTACCTTTTCCAAATTACACAGGGCATGA
- a CDS encoding DndE family protein, translating into MFSNIKTSKANKEIVSSLTNKLNLGAENIIARLALAYSINLERKMELAKIQDSGGKEYSAKVLFGDYTDYYIALICIHYNVYKSDKDIIRYIKMHIDDGLELLNAEFSGNVSTTGFDFIATKIDQGLQFAL; encoded by the coding sequence ATGTTCAGTAATATCAAAACTTCCAAAGCAAATAAAGAGATCGTTAGTAGCCTGACTAACAAGTTGAACCTGGGGGCAGAGAACATCATTGCACGACTGGCCCTGGCTTATTCTATCAACCTGGAACGCAAAATGGAATTGGCTAAAATCCAGGATTCCGGCGGCAAGGAATATAGTGCCAAGGTATTATTTGGTGACTATACGGATTATTATATTGCCCTGATCTGTATCCATTACAATGTGTATAAAAGCGATAAAGATATTATCCGCTATATAAAAATGCATATTGACGACGGCTTGGAACTCCTTAATGCGGAGTTTTCGGGAAATGTAAGCACGACCGGTTTTGATTTTATCGCTACCAAGATCGACCAGGGGCTCCAGTTTGCGCTTTGA
- a CDS encoding DNA sulfur modification protein DndD — MFINKISLYNFRVYYGNNALDLSTDINNNISVIAGNNGFGKTSFLTALVWGLYGKLMSDVDERYRQDIMESGGYKRYCEKLMNRLAISEADEKIALLQEEITQTANSAAKLALKKKLTTYSSFSVGLQLSGLMIPSVPCEFVEIKRTYDINTHQESIEILIDGKINELTKGVGPEIFINDFILPKEIAKFFFFDAEKIVALADINTAEEKRYLSQAYAEVLGIKKYTDLKGNLQNLRLRLRQKSAVKSDRDVLEKLSKQLTQNKKLAQHYLQQLEERADIIHSKKIASDKYQEQLIREGSSITLEELKRLKEQQVQYTNELLKTKSRFNELLELAPFAMLAGKVAQVKQQLEAEMNNSTASRTLLQDKFSAISSAMESYKSRFKVSPEMESSLLDLIKSELLPERKQDVKTLLDFTLDQQNRFFAIYDNLKNAYSKTFRQLVMEQKRLQTMYGNVQRKLQNAESKERDPVIMEIRQSKDRIDEEIKSLENEIAGINAKKQNAETEIQILSRKISELSKKVDLEDTDKEKDAMAERLIEKLDKFINQLKLKKKINLEKSILRELNRLMHKDDFVSRVNVVISGDLIDIELYDHQRQFIDKELLSKGEQQLYATALLKALVDESNIRFPVFIDSPLQKFDKQHSRNIIQEFYPFLSGQVVLFPLLQKELNEQEYNWMLPRVGKAYLINQNGKYHSVFEPVQADQLFVNYNQRQEHVQ, encoded by the coding sequence ATGTTCATCAATAAAATATCACTTTATAATTTCAGGGTTTATTACGGAAATAACGCGCTTGACCTCTCTACTGATATTAATAATAATATTTCAGTGATCGCCGGAAACAACGGCTTTGGCAAGACTTCTTTTCTGACCGCCCTGGTATGGGGTTTATACGGCAAACTGATGTCCGATGTGGATGAGCGGTACAGGCAGGATATCATGGAATCGGGCGGTTATAAGCGTTATTGTGAGAAATTGATGAACCGCCTGGCAATCAGCGAAGCTGACGAAAAGATCGCTTTATTGCAGGAGGAGATCACACAAACGGCTAACTCCGCCGCCAAATTGGCCCTGAAAAAAAAGCTGACAACTTATTCATCATTTAGTGTGGGCCTGCAATTATCCGGGCTGATGATCCCCTCTGTACCCTGTGAATTTGTAGAGATCAAAAGAACCTATGACATCAATACACACCAGGAAAGCATTGAAATACTAATTGATGGCAAGATCAACGAGTTGACCAAAGGCGTCGGCCCTGAGATTTTTATAAACGACTTCATCCTGCCAAAGGAGATCGCTAAATTCTTCTTTTTCGATGCGGAAAAGATCGTGGCATTAGCCGATATTAATACCGCTGAAGAAAAAAGGTATCTGAGCCAGGCCTATGCCGAAGTGTTGGGAATCAAAAAATACACCGACCTTAAAGGCAACCTGCAAAATCTAAGACTGAGGCTCAGGCAGAAATCAGCGGTGAAAAGCGACCGCGATGTGTTGGAAAAGTTGTCCAAGCAGCTTACCCAAAATAAAAAACTGGCTCAGCATTATTTGCAGCAACTGGAAGAACGGGCGGATATCATCCATTCCAAAAAGATCGCTTCGGATAAATACCAGGAGCAACTCATCCGGGAAGGGAGTTCCATTACGCTGGAGGAATTGAAAAGGCTGAAGGAGCAACAGGTACAATACACCAACGAGTTGCTGAAAACAAAAAGCCGGTTTAATGAGTTGCTCGAACTCGCACCATTTGCTATGCTTGCCGGTAAAGTAGCGCAAGTCAAACAGCAGCTGGAGGCGGAAATGAATAACAGCACCGCTTCCCGTACCTTATTGCAGGATAAATTTTCCGCTATTAGTTCCGCGATGGAGAGCTACAAATCCAGATTTAAGGTCAGCCCGGAAATGGAAAGTTCCCTGCTGGACCTGATCAAATCAGAACTGTTGCCTGAACGCAAGCAGGACGTAAAGACGCTGCTCGATTTTACGCTCGACCAACAGAACCGTTTTTTCGCCATTTACGATAACCTGAAAAACGCTTACAGTAAAACCTTCCGACAACTGGTAATGGAACAAAAGCGTTTGCAAACGATGTACGGCAATGTGCAGCGCAAGCTTCAAAATGCTGAATCAAAAGAGCGGGACCCCGTAATCATGGAGATCCGCCAGTCAAAAGACCGCATCGATGAGGAGATCAAATCGCTGGAAAATGAGATCGCCGGCATCAACGCCAAGAAACAAAACGCAGAAACTGAAATTCAGATCCTGTCGCGTAAAATCTCCGAGTTAAGTAAAAAAGTTGACCTCGAAGATACCGACAAGGAAAAGGACGCGATGGCGGAAAGGCTCATTGAAAAACTGGATAAATTTATCAACCAACTAAAGCTTAAAAAGAAGATCAACTTGGAAAAGAGCATCTTGAGGGAGCTTAACCGCCTGATGCATAAGGATGACTTTGTAAGCAGGGTCAATGTTGTGATTTCCGGCGACCTGATCGATATCGAGCTATATGACCATCAAAGGCAATTTATCGATAAGGAACTGCTTTCCAAAGGCGAGCAACAACTATACGCTACGGCTCTGTTAAAAGCACTTGTAGATGAATCCAATATCCGCTTCCCGGTATTTATCGACAGCCCGTTACAAAAATTCGACAAGCAGCATTCACGAAATATCATACAGGAGTTTTATCCTTTCTTGTCGGGCCAGGTGGTATTGTTCCCTTTATTGCAGAAAGAATTGAACGAACAGGAATATAACTGGATGTTACCGCGTGTAGGGAAAGCTTATTTAATTAACCAGAATGGGAAATACCATTCTGTATTTGAGCCGGTTCAGGCTGACCAGTTATTTGTTAATTATAACCAACGCCAGGAACATGTTCAGTAA